The following proteins come from a genomic window of Mycobacteriales bacterium:
- a CDS encoding MBL fold metallo-hydrolase encodes MRLTVVGCSGSMPGPAGPASSYLVEHDGVHLLLDLGNGALGALQRHLDPSLVDAVLLSHLHADHCLDMCAYVVHRRYAPGGPRPPVPVHGPGDTARRLTTAYGPPDGGLDDVFAFSALADGRREIGPFTLTTARVNHPVETYATRVEAAGRSLTYSADTGVSDALVELARGTDLLLCEATFAAEDDAPPDLHLTGREAGEHAARAGVDRLVLTHIPPWNDPIRTLDDASAVFDGAVEVAVPAATYAI; translated from the coding sequence GTGAGGCTGACCGTCGTCGGGTGTTCGGGCAGCATGCCCGGCCCGGCCGGGCCGGCATCGTCGTACCTGGTCGAACACGACGGTGTCCACCTGCTGCTCGATCTCGGCAACGGTGCGCTCGGCGCGCTGCAGCGCCATCTCGACCCGTCGCTCGTCGACGCCGTGCTGCTGTCCCACCTGCACGCCGACCACTGCCTCGACATGTGCGCCTACGTCGTGCACCGCCGCTACGCGCCGGGTGGTCCGCGGCCGCCGGTGCCGGTGCACGGCCCGGGCGACACGGCCCGGCGGCTGACCACGGCCTACGGGCCGCCGGACGGCGGGCTCGACGACGTGTTCGCCTTCTCCGCACTGGCCGACGGGCGGCGTGAGATCGGGCCGTTCACGCTGACCACGGCGCGGGTGAACCACCCGGTCGAGACCTACGCCACGCGGGTGGAGGCGGCCGGGCGGTCGCTGACCTACTCCGCCGACACCGGCGTTTCCGACGCGCTGGTCGAGCTGGCCCGGGGGACCGACCTGCTGCTGTGCGAGGCCACCTTCGCCGCCGAGGATGACGCGCCGCCCGACCTGCACCTGACCGGTCGCGAGGCGGGGGAGCACGCGGCCCGGGCCGGGGTCGACCGGCTGGTCCTCACCCACATCCCGCCGTGGAACGACCCGATACGGACTCTCGACGACGCGTCGGCGGTCTTCGACGGCGCCGTCGAGGTGGCGGTGCCCGCGGCGACGTACGCGATCTGA
- a CDS encoding MurR/RpiR family transcriptional regulator, with protein MTLPVVQAGSTGAPVSVLSRTQTLIAESTGAMRRVGERLLADLPGAAHATIIELAESSGTSPATVTRFCRALGFDGYSALRLQIASETGRAAGAGWEVDIGREVLPTDPIDAVANVVAGADVRAIQDTVAQLDVGVVGQVAAAMAVAGRIDVYGIGNSATVARELHLRLHRIGMRSWAWAEVHDGLTSAALLDPGDVALAISHSGRTTETVQMLAEAASHGATTVALTNFARSPLARVADLVLTTAVYETSFRPGSIAARHSQLTVVDVVYVAVAQRTHQRTTAALRATAKAVEAHRVTDGAGPGPGAGSGSGPVVRKGRRRR; from the coding sequence ATGACGCTGCCCGTCGTCCAGGCCGGGTCGACGGGGGCGCCGGTCAGCGTGCTGAGCCGCACCCAGACTTTGATCGCGGAATCGACCGGCGCGATGCGGCGGGTCGGGGAGCGACTGCTCGCCGACCTACCGGGCGCCGCCCACGCGACCATCATCGAACTCGCGGAGAGCAGTGGCACGTCGCCGGCGACGGTGACCCGGTTCTGCCGGGCCCTCGGCTTCGACGGCTACTCGGCGCTGCGGCTGCAGATCGCCAGCGAGACCGGCCGGGCGGCCGGGGCCGGGTGGGAGGTCGACATCGGCCGGGAGGTGTTGCCGACCGACCCGATCGACGCGGTCGCGAATGTCGTGGCCGGTGCGGATGTCCGGGCCATCCAGGACACCGTCGCCCAACTCGACGTCGGCGTCGTCGGGCAGGTCGCGGCCGCGATGGCGGTGGCCGGCCGGATCGACGTGTACGGCATCGGCAACAGCGCCACCGTGGCCCGCGAACTGCACCTGCGCCTGCATCGCATCGGGATGCGCTCCTGGGCGTGGGCGGAGGTGCACGACGGGCTCACCAGTGCCGCGCTGCTCGATCCCGGCGACGTCGCACTCGCCATCTCGCACAGTGGCCGCACCACCGAGACCGTGCAGATGCTCGCGGAGGCGGCCAGCCACGGTGCGACGACGGTGGCGCTGACCAACTTCGCCCGCTCGCCGCTCGCCCGGGTCGCCGACCTGGTCCTGACGACGGCGGTCTACGAGACGAGCTTCCGGCCGGGGTCGATCGCGGCGCGGCACTCCCAGCTCACCGTCGTCGACGTCGTCTACGTCGCCGTCGCCCAGCGCACGCACCAGCGCACCACGGCGGCACTGCGGGCCACGGCGAAGGCGGTCGAGGCGCACCGGGTCACCGACGGGGCGGGGCCCGGGCCCGGCGCCGGATCCGGCTCCGGACCGGTGGTCCGCAAGGGCCGGAGGCGCCGGTGA
- the rph gene encoding ribonuclease PH, with the protein MSRPDGRRPDQLRDVRILRGWQRWAEGSALIDFGDTRVLCAASVTEGVPRWRRGSGLGWVTAEYSMLPRATHTRSDRESVRGRIGGRTHEISRLIGRSLRACIDLSALGENTIAVDCDVLQADGGTRTAAITGSYVALADAVGWLAGRGSLARPKPLHTSVAAISVGILDGEPRLDLCYEEDVAADTDMNVVCTGTGDFVEVQGTAEGAAFGRSELDGLLDVAVTGCAELTRLQLKALEENLDG; encoded by the coding sequence ATGAGCCGACCCGACGGCCGCCGGCCGGACCAGCTCCGTGACGTCAGGATCCTGCGCGGATGGCAGCGTTGGGCGGAGGGATCCGCCCTGATCGACTTCGGCGACACCCGCGTGCTGTGCGCCGCCAGCGTCACCGAAGGCGTGCCGCGGTGGCGGCGGGGCAGCGGCCTCGGCTGGGTCACCGCCGAGTATTCGATGCTCCCGCGGGCGACCCACACACGCAGCGACCGCGAGTCGGTCCGCGGCCGCATCGGCGGGCGCACCCACGAGATCAGCCGGCTGATCGGCCGGTCGTTGCGGGCCTGCATCGACCTTTCGGCGCTCGGAGAGAACACGATCGCCGTCGACTGCGACGTGCTCCAGGCCGACGGCGGCACCCGCACGGCCGCCATCACCGGGTCCTACGTCGCGCTCGCGGACGCTGTCGGCTGGCTGGCCGGGCGCGGGTCCCTGGCCCGGCCGAAGCCGCTGCACACGTCGGTCGCCGCGATCAGCGTGGGCATTCTCGACGGCGAGCCGCGGCTCGATCTCTGCTACGAGGAGGACGTCGCCGCCGACACCGACATGAACGTCGTCTGCACCGGCACCGGCGACTTCGTCGAGGTGCAGGGCACCGCCGAGGGCGCCGCGTTCGGGCGGTCCGAGCTCGACGGCCTGCTCGACGTCGCGGTGACCGGCTGCGCCGAGCTCACCCGGCTGCAGCTGAAGGCACTCGAGGAAAACCTGGACGGATGA
- a CDS encoding extracellular solute-binding protein: MNSNIFGQSGVSRRAFLRRAAAAGALVVPAGAVLSACATSGGGGNQNVGTTKKSTTNPLGVKPDAPLDVFIFKGGYGDDYAKYDESLYSKAFPKAKVHHSSGQQLGQTLQPRFVGGNPPDVIDNSGAGNLDVATLVAKGQIQDLSAMFNSPSVDDPNTTVKDSLLPGVYDSGLFSGKPYILNYVYTVNAIWYSKTLFAQKGWEYPKTWDDMLALCAKIKKSGISPWTFQGKYPYYILNPILSMAAKTGGQQVLTNLDNLEP, translated from the coding sequence ATGAACAGCAACATCTTCGGGCAATCGGGGGTCAGTCGGCGGGCCTTCCTCCGACGGGCGGCTGCGGCCGGCGCACTGGTCGTTCCTGCCGGCGCCGTCCTGTCCGCCTGCGCGACCTCCGGTGGCGGCGGGAATCAGAACGTCGGCACGACCAAGAAGAGCACCACCAACCCGCTCGGTGTGAAGCCGGACGCACCACTGGATGTGTTCATCTTCAAGGGCGGCTACGGCGATGACTACGCGAAGTACGACGAGTCGCTGTACTCCAAGGCGTTCCCGAAGGCGAAGGTCCACCACAGCTCCGGTCAGCAGCTGGGCCAGACGTTGCAGCCCCGGTTCGTCGGCGGCAACCCGCCGGACGTGATCGACAACTCCGGAGCCGGCAACCTCGACGTGGCGACCCTGGTCGCAAAGGGTCAGATCCAGGACCTCTCGGCGATGTTCAACTCGCCGTCCGTGGACGACCCCAACACGACGGTCAAGGACAGCCTGCTGCCTGGTGTCTACGACTCGGGGCTGTTCAGCGGAAAGCCCTACATCCTCAACTACGTCTACACGGTCAACGCGATCTGGTATTCCAAGACACTGTTTGCGCAGAAGGGCTGGGAATACCCGAAGACCTGGGACGACATGCTCGCGCTGTGCGCGAAGATCAAGAAGTCTGGCATCTCGCCGTGGACCTTCCAGGGCAAGTACCCGTACTACATTCTCAACCCGATCCTGTCGATGGCCGCCAAGACCGGCGGGCAGCAGGTGCTGACGAACCTCGACAACCTCGAGCC
- the rdgB gene encoding RdgB/HAM1 family non-canonical purine NTP pyrophosphatase encodes MSHRLVLATRNGAKLAELRRILAATVDLELVGLADVPAYDEVPETGATFADNALLKAREAATHTGLPAVADDSGLTVDALGGMPGVLSARWAGGHGDDAANLRLVLDQLQDVPDERRGGAFVCAAALVLPDGTERVVHGQVDGVILREPRGDGGFGYDPIFRPHGETRTTAEMSAAEKDAISHRGKAFRALAPLVAEALAAR; translated from the coding sequence ATGAGTCACCGGCTCGTCCTCGCCACCCGCAACGGCGCGAAGCTCGCCGAGCTGCGCCGGATCCTCGCCGCGACGGTCGACCTGGAACTCGTCGGCCTGGCCGACGTCCCGGCGTACGACGAGGTGCCCGAGACCGGTGCCACCTTCGCCGACAACGCCCTGCTCAAGGCTCGCGAGGCGGCGACGCACACCGGGCTGCCCGCCGTGGCCGACGACAGCGGACTGACCGTCGATGCCCTCGGCGGGATGCCGGGCGTGCTCTCCGCCCGCTGGGCGGGCGGGCACGGCGACGACGCGGCCAACCTGCGGCTGGTCCTCGACCAACTGCAGGACGTTCCCGACGAACGACGGGGCGGGGCGTTCGTGTGCGCCGCGGCGCTGGTGCTGCCTGACGGCACCGAGCGGGTCGTGCACGGGCAGGTGGACGGGGTGATCCTGCGCGAGCCCCGGGGTGACGGCGGGTTCGGTTACGACCCGATCTTCCGCCCGCACGGCGAGACCCGGACCACGGCCGAGATGTCGGCCGCCGAGAAGGACGCGATCAGCCATCGGGGCAAGGCTTTTCGCGCTTTGGCACCGCTGGTCGCGGAGGCTCTGGCCGCCCGCTGA